GGATGATCACGCCCGTACCCGCCAACGCGAGACCGGCGATAAAGAGGTAGACCATTTCCATTTCGTACCCCTTCATCCGTTGAATCAAGGACGAGTTCACCGAAAATGGGCGCCCTTCCCGAACGAACGAATCGCCCGGTACCATGGTTAGCACGACTCCCGTAAATGAGCTTTCGAACTCCTCAAGGCTTGCCGAGTATGGTCCATGAGCAGGGTCATTCAGAAACACTTTGCTGCCGGAGAAGCCCTCCACCACCAGAAAATGATTGAAGTTCCAGTGAATGATAAACGGAGGTTTCAAAGACTTGAGGCTTTCAGGCTCCTTCTTGTATCCTTTGGCTTCCATGCCGTATTTTCGAGCCGCTTTTAATATATTGCTCGCTTTGCTGCCGTCTCTGGACACCCCACAGTCATACCGGAGCGTCTCTATCGGGATATGGCGCCCGTAATAAGCGAGAATGATCGCGAGCGAAACCGCACCGCATTCGACCGCTTCCATCTGGAGAAGCGTCGGAGTAAACGCACGGGTACCGAATCGAATCTTGGATAATAACGACGCCTTCACTTCGAGATCACCTCTTTGCGCAATTAAGCTTCTCGCCGAAGCTCTGACGATGAACAATGATGCTTCTAGAAAATCCAGTCGATCGGATGAGCTTTGCCAACGATAAAATCAACAGAGATCAGCATTCCCGTCCGCAGTGTTAATCTCGGCTCCGCACGCTGGGCGGTCCAGCGCAAGCCGGTCGGGTGCGTGCGATCCTTTTGTAAAACAACCCGGACCTCCAACAGGGGACCGGATTCCATAAATTTCGCGGCAAGCTCGCGATTCCCAATCGTCTGCTCCATATCGTCCAGCCCGGCGGGGACCTGCGATATGGCTGCGACCTCGCCGAATATGGCTCCGTTCGCATTGGCGTGGTCGCGGTTCGGCCATACCCTTGCAGGTACGCCTGCCTTCAGACTCTTGCCCTGCTCTACGGGAACGTAAACGATAGCCTCGAACTTGTCTGTGGCGCCCTCCGCTTCCAGCGTAAATAGCGGCTGGCCGGGCTCGATCCATTGCCCAAGCTGCACGTGAACTTTCAGCACCCTGCCATTTTGCATGCTAACGACTTTCGATTTGAGAAGCAGTCGCTGTGCACTGTCGGGAGAAGCTTCCCGCGTATTGGCTTCAGGCCACGAAGGATCGAAGATCCGCGCAACCGCTTCGCCTCGAAGTACGGTGTCGCCGGGTTTGACCCCTATATCCGTGACTTGTCCCGCGGAGGTATGTACAACAGTGACTAAGCCGTCGTGCAGCCGGAATACTCCGCTTCCGCTCATCTTCACGGTAACCGTTCCGACCGCCGCCCACGTAAAAAATGCGGCAAGCAGCATGAAAACGGACAGAAGTGCTATCCAATGCCTTGGGCGGGCGATGGTCATCAGCACATCCAGCTTCTCGGGTGAGGACATTTTCTCCAAGGAGGACTGCCGGAAAATAGCCGGTTTCATCGCGTGACTCCCTCCGTTCGTCCTGATTTCGGTGTTAATGAAAGTATGTGTACGAGCTTTCCGCTGTCAGCCGCGTTGCCTGTGTTGAATTCGTAGCGGCGCATCGCTCCCTCCCAAATGCCGCTCCCAATAAGCGTCTCATACATACGGGCGGGTTCTGCCGAACCGGCCAGACCCGCGGATAAGGCCATCAGCCGGACAGCATCATATGCAGCCGCGGCTTGACGGCTAGGCGCAGTGCCGTAGGCATTGCGGTACCTCTCGACAAAAGCCGCCGTTTGTACCCTTGACGCATTGACGTCGAAGTCGGTAAAACCGTACACTTCGCCTTCATACGCCGAAAGAAATTCCACGCCTCGGACCGACGGTCCGACGATAAGCGGAAATTTCGCATTTGCTAAGCGGATGTCGGCGCCGATCGCGCCGGTCATAGCCCCGCTGCCGTCGTAAACAACCACAGCTTCCGTCCCCAGAAGCTTCCAACGGTCCCAAGATGCGGTCAGAGCCGACTGAGCGGCAATTCGGATCAACCTGTCCACCACTGCGATCCCCTTCCGATCAGCCGCTTTCTCGAGCGACGCCGCGAACTGCTTGCCGCAATCGCTATCTTCGTAATAAATAACGATTTTGCCATAGCCTTGTCGAGAAAGCAGTTCCGTCACTTCCTTAGCATAAACGTCCGGCGTTGGGGTGAGCGCGATAGTGTTCTTCGAGGCCGCTTCGGCTCCATCCAGGATGAAGGCAGGTATGCTTTGCGAACCCCCGAAATCCTGATCTGCTGCGGAGATTGCGAACACAGGGGGCAGGGCATCTCCCGGCCCCGTTTCCCTCCCGCCCCGGTAATCCGGCATCAGCTCCAGAGACGGTGAAGCGGAGCGCAGCCTCGAGTCCGCCACTGCCAGCTCAACTCCTTGCTTAATGGAGGCTGCTATGATTTCATCTTTTGGGAGGTTTACAGCAAACGGCACCTGAAGCACCTCATCGCTGCCAACCTTCATAGCCGGCATGGACGATGACGCCGACATTTCGGACCCTTGCGGGACCCAGTGCCATAACGGAACCGTGAGCAGGACCGCCAAGCAGGCGGGAATGATTTTAAGAACAACGGACAGATTCCGCTCCCCTTTCGCGAACAGTCCGCCGAACTGACATTGTGAAGCGAGCACAGCTATCACTGCCGTTTGAGCCGGACTCGCCCCTGCTTCGACGGAGCCGGCGCCGATACAAATTAACCCTGCAAAGATGGCCATCATAGGGGGAATAAACCGGCTAAGAAGCAAAACGACGGCAAACAGCGTAAGAAGGGCAACTACTGCCGTCATATGCTCGTTTACCCACGCGGCGGTCAGTCGCTGTATACCGACGCCTTCATACATGGCGGCCGCTCCCCCCAGCAAGGCAAAAACGATAAACGGCTCATATCTGACTTCTCCGGCGGTTTCTTTGCCGAGCAGTCCGCAAGCGGCGAATGCTAGCACCATAAGCAGGCTGACGACCAGCAGACTGACGCCAAGCCAAGGCGCCAATGCCATAGCCATACTGCCGCCAAGCATAATGATCAAAGCGATCGTTTCCTTGATCGACCAACTGCCCATAATCGATAGTTGAGCTGTCATGATGGAATGGTCGGGCGCCGCGAGTTTCTCCTCCCGCCTCAGGAACATAATGACCACATTGGACAAAACCATTATCGCTGCAACAGGCAATACGGCCACCATCCACTGCATAAAGCCATTATCGTTCGCAAGAGAGGCGGGAAGGATTGCCAATGCAAACCAGCACAAGATGGATGATTGTATAAACAAAATGGAATACGCATCCGAACGACAACTTTCCCTATCCTTTAGCTGCAAACATGCGAATGCTTCGTTTCGCAGCCTGGAGGAAGGAAGCAGCAGCACCGATAACACGGACATTAGCTCTATGATGGCTCCAAACCGCATGCCTTTTCCCTGAAAAAACAAAGCTGCCCTTAGCAGCAGACGCTGCACGACTCCGGTTCGGTAAACCGCTTGCGCGGACATCGCTAGCGCCAATGCCGTGATCAACCGGGAACCGACGGAAGCGGCGGCTCCACTATCGAACTCGATACCCGGCATCAACACGGCTGCGGCCGCGATGAACGCGGACGCTAGCGGCAGTGAAGCCAGCCTGCAAGCCACGAGCAGAAAGGAGGTTAAGGAAATTGCCCCGATAACGCATACCGCTACAGGTTGGCTGCCTGCTTGCATCACATAATAACAAAGCGCGCCGGAAAGAAGAGAAACCGTCATACTCAGCGCCCGGTAAAGAGGCGACCGCCGATTTTCCTGAGCGGTATGAATACCTCCCGACTGCTCGGCTTGACGCGAGATCGTCCCTGTTGCCCCTATACCCTCGGACACCATCGTTTCGGTTACCACGGGAGTATCGTGCGACAATTCATCTGATCTCGATTGCCGGTTCACCTGAGCGAGACGTTTGGCAAGTATGCCGGCAAATTGAACGGCAAGCGCGTTGTACCCGTACAAAATCCGGTCGAATGATTCCTTGTACAGCTTGAGTACGACCAGGTCGCTCTCGGCCATTGCGGACGCCGAACGCGGATCTCCCGTGAGCAAAGCCATTTCACCGAAGTATTCTTTCTCCCCTAAGATCGCAAGTGTCGATTCGCTTGCACCCGATCCCAAATATATTCGGGCCTTGCCTTGCATAATGATGTACAAGGAATCGCCGAACTCGCCCTCCTCGAATAGTAAATCCCCTTTGCTGTAGCTGAGTTGGGTAAATTCTTGCAGCAGCGTTGCCTTGTGTACCCGATCCAAACCTTCAAACAGCGGTATATCCAGAAATGTTAGTTTATTCATTTGCGTAGCCCCTTCCATGCACCGCCTGCACGCATGATTCCCTAACAAATGAAAAAGCCGAAGCATGTCCAGCACGCATTCCGGCTCTTCCTTTTTGTTTTTTCACTTTAGTGCTCATATGTATAATTATAAGCTTGCTTCAGAACATGTATATACCCCATTTGGGGTATATCGCTTGGGGTATTATTTCTACGGTGCAAGACCTAGAAGATCAGGCCGTACATGCGTCCCGTCTCTACGGCCTGCATTCTTTTGTTAACGCCTAATTTGCCGTAAATATTTCGAATATGAACCTTCACCGTTTCCGCCGCAATAATAAGCCTGACCGCGATCTCCTTGTTGGAAAGACCGGCAGCCATGAGTTCCAGCACTTCCAATTCGCGGGCGGTCAGTGAAGAATCAGTGGGCAATCCGTCTTGCAGAAGCGGCGCCGACAGCTTTCGCTCTTGCGCAGGGACAAGCCGAGTGGCATAAAACAACTGCATGGCTACCATTTTAAGCGTACCAATCCGTTCTATGGAGAAGGCATTTATAAACAGATGATTTTCCATATATAGCAAGATCGTGTCTTCTTCATTCGTCGGGATCGGACAACACATAACCGCCCGCAGCCCGGTCCGTTTAACATAATCCGTATTCGCATAACTTCCCGCCGCAGCCGCCTCCCCCAAGCAGGTTACCGACCTGCTTGCCGCTGTCTCCTGAATAATCTCAGCGCTGGCCCCTGTGTAATGCTCCAATGGGACCGGGGCGGATTCAATGGACCAGCTGTGATCGGCCGTCAATGCCGCGGCCAACTCCACGGTGAACCGGCCTTGTCGAAGGGAAACCCAACACCCTCTCGACGCGCCGGCTTGTTCCAGCAGGAGCAGCATCAGCAAGCGAACCCGCTCATGAGGGTCACCCACTGACGCAAAAATTTGCGATGCCTTGAATACGGCCGCAAGATCCAGCATCTGTGAACAACCGCTGTCGGAGAACGGCGTAACCCCGTTCTGTCTGATCGGCGTAGAGCTGATAGCTGCAACCGAATCCAGCAATTGAGCCGGTACCGGAACAACGTCTGAAGATTGGGATAACGTGACGATCTTCCCGTTTCCTTCATCTTCAGGACTCCAGGCCGGCTTATCGCAAAGGCCGAGCTCGAATTCCTTCAGCTCCTCCTGTTTCTCCAGTTGGTCCAAACACCGCTGCAAATCGGCCTTTAACCCCGCTGCGCTCTGGTAGCGGTCTTCGGGGGTTTTGGCGAGGAGCTTGGAAACGATGGCACCGATCGGCCTCGATACGCCATACGTGTCCGACAGCGCCGGAGGCTGCTTGGCAATATGGGCATGGGCCCATTCAAGCGGCTCCCGAGCCTGAAAGGGCAGTTGCCCCGCAAGCATCTCGTAGAACGTAACACCGAGGGAATATAGATCCGTTCGGCCGTCCAACTGCCGGCCAACCCCAGTGACGCGTTCGGGTGCCATATAAGGAGGATACCCTTCCAGCCTCGTCGCATGGAGCGATTGCCGGATCGGCACCGCATCGCTGAAACCCGTGAGACACACCTGCATCGACTCCGGCACCAACAGAATCGTATCCGGCCGCAGGTTCATGTGCAGCAGCTCTTGCCGATGCAGCTCCTCCACAATTTCGACAGTTCTTACAGCAATCTTCAAGAAATAGAGCGGTTCAATCGGACCTGAAGCCATATATTGACGCAGCACAATCCCGTTGATGATGTCAAACAGCAGCACCATCGAACCTCCCTGCCGGAGCAAGGTATGCGGTTTAAGCACCCCCTCCATTTGCAGTAGAGAAAGCGTTTCGTACTCATGAATCAGCTTCGCGTTCTCAATCATGGCGCGGGGCCCTTCCTTCACCATTTTCCACAAAACGACGCGGGATAACTCTTCCGAATACGCATAACAAATCCATATATTATCATCTTCGTAAACCAGATGGAGGAAGCGGTAACCAGGGGTTATAATCATGAAGAATCTCCTTTGATGCCATTGTTTCCTTCATTATAGCAAAAGCTTCATGACCCTTTAATTAAAAATTGGATCCTGGATTGGCAACCGTGACCGTATTAAGGCCATAGCCTACGATGTTTCCACTGCCCATCAACCCAGTAATATTGAATCCGGGTATGCTTTCTATGAATATCTCCTTGCCAAAATTCCGCCTCCCAAACGTTCATCGCATACAGCCTCCAATTGAGGGTTGTTATTTCCGGAGTTCGTTTTATCCTTTCCCTCTGCCTAGCAAGTGAATACTCCAGCTCCTCCTCATTTTCAAGCTCCTGACTCTGATTTCCCATTAGCGCAACAGCTCGGGCTTCCACCGACCGCTCCTTGAAATCGGCAGCACCGGCCTCATCTCCCAAATCCTCGACCGTCCCCCGCAAACGGATCTGCCTGCCCAGAATAGGCCAATAGAATGTTAACGACGCTTTCGGATTCCGTTTCAGCTGCTGCCCCTTTCGGCTCTCGGAACTTGAAGCGAAGTAAAATTTATCGCCGACCACATTTTTCAATATCAATACACGGGCATCCGGGCAGCCTTCGGCATCAATGGTAGAAAGGGTCATCGCATGAGGTTCTTTCACACCGTTTTCGATTGCCAGGTTCAACCACCGCAAGAACAATTCCCCCGGATTTTCCGGCAGCTGTTTTACATCAAATGAAAGGAAAGGACCGGACAACGATTTTAAATTTCTCAGCAGTTGCTTTGGGCTGGTCATATCGATCATCCTCTCGATATTTTTGGTTCGTTCAGCGCTGGTGTGCTGGTCTTTTTGAATTTTACTTTTTGATTTTATTGTAGTAGATATAAATTTATAATAATAATATATATTTCTGGCCAAATCATATACTAAATATATGAATCAAGGAGGATCATATGAATCTGCATGCATTGCGCTTATTCCACGTGATAGCTTCCACAGGAAGCGTGACCCGCGCTTCAGAATTATTGAATATTAGTCAGCCTGCTATTACTGCGCAGATGAAGAAGTTTGAAAAAGAATTGTCTCTTTCTCTTATTAAACCTCGAGGAAGAGGGATTGCACTAACGGATGCGGGCGAAAAGCTTTCATTACTCGCCGACAGACTTTTTGCGGCAGAACGGCAAATCGAGCAATTCTGTCAAGAGTACCGCGATGGTACGAATGGACATATTCGAATCGCGGCGACGTATTTGCCCGCTCATTTTCTTCTCCCGACCTGGATTGGAAAATTCAAACGGCAATATGAGCAAGTAGAAATGACTATTACGACAACCAATTCAAGCGATGCCTTGAAGCAGCTTTTGAATATGGAAGTTGATTTAGCTATTTATGGCGGCTTGCCGGAAAAATATCCGAATTCGATTTTGGCGGAAGAATTGTTTCGGGACGAATTATGGTTTGTTGTCGCACCAAGTCACGGATTTGCGAATCGGCAAGTTACATTATCCGAGATGATGCAGGTGCCTTTTGTGATGCGCGAGGTTGGAAGTTCAACGAGAGAAAGATTACTGGCATTATGCCGAACATACAGTGCACCTTCCCCGAGAATTACCCTGCAATTCAACGGTTTGCATGAAGCGATAACAGCAGTCATTGCCGGATATGGAGCAAACTTCATTTCTTCCCTGGTTGTGCGTGAATATGTTGAGCGCGGCGAATTATCTCGCGTTTATGTCGAAGGTGTACACTTACAAAATACAATCGCCGTATGTACACGAAAAGATGAACCATTACCTGCGGTCGTCACGAATTTCTTGAAGTTGATTCAGGAGGGCGCCTAGGTGTTGCAAACAGTTTTAAAAAAAATAGCACCTTTACAGGTGCTGTTACCAATCAGCCATTACAATAATTCGATATACCCTTCCGTTCCATGCACGCGAATTCGTTGCCCGTCTTTAATCAGCCTGGTAGCATTCTCCACTCCGACAACGGCCGGCAAGCCATATTCTCGTGCGATTACGGCTCCATGGGTCATCAGTCCGCCCACTTCGGTGACAAGGCCTTTTATGGATACAAACAATGGTGTCCAGCCTGGGTCAGTAAAGGAGGTGACTAATATATCTCCATCTTCCAGATCGGCATTTTCCATGTTTAAAATGACTCGCGCTCTTCCTTCTATCACTCCGGAAGAAACAGGCAGACCAACAATAGCTTCGGCGGGGAGGTTTTCCCGCTTGTACTTGCCTGCAATGATTTCACCGTCAGACGTGATAACACGCGGAGGCGTTAGCTTTTCATATAATTTGTACTCGTCTTTTCGTCTGCCGATGACTTGGTAGTCCAGTTTATTTGTGCACACGGCTTCGTGAAGTTCTTCAAAAGTGAGATAGTAGATATCTTCTTTATCATGAATAACGCCCGCTTGTACGAGTCGCTCGGCTTCTTTCATTAAAACCTGCTTATAAACGAAGTAACGATGAATCATCGCGTATTTGGGATATTCCCGATAACCGGCCAGATTCCGGATGAGATCGATCATTCGTTTCGTTTCTTTCGCTTTTTGCTCGCCATCCGGCAATTGCCTCAATCGATGCAATAACTCTTGTTCTTTTTTCAAAGCTTCCTGCCGCCCCTGCTCAAATTTCCGATTGCTTTCATTAGGCTCAAAGTTTTTGATATTACCCAGAATCGTCGGGACCAGTGTCATCGGCTTTTCACTCCAGCGGGTTCTGGTAATATCGATTTCTCCGGCACATCGCATTCCGTATTTGCGCAGAAAGGCATAGATAGCTTCCGCAGCTTCCTGTCCGCCATCCAGCTTAACCAGTTCATCCAAATAGTGATCATCTTTTACATGCTGCAAATAATCAATCACTTCCGGAAATGGACGAATCACATCTGCGACATCTAACAGCGCCCGACCCATTTCCGAAGTAATATTGTTTGGTACCGATTGAGAAAGCGTGTCTGCCGCGTTTTTTTCACCCAACCATTTGTTCATGTTTTCATTGATCCATGTTGAAGCATTCATCGCAGTCATAATTACACCAAAGCTTTGCGGATCAGATAAGCTTTTCTTTAATTGCTGGATATCTTCCAGAATAAAATCAAACAGATCCGCCCCTGATTTCGTCTGGATGTTTTGTTTTAACCCTTCTATCGATGTTTGACTACGCTCAATCAAATCGGAAACGATGGTCGGATCGTAGTCGATTAATGTTTGATAATCCGCTGGCGGCCTACCTTTATTGCTTTTAACCGGGCTTACTTCTTTTTCATCATTCGGTAACTCTTTGATAAAATCTCCTCGCTCCAATACGGTCATGAGTGCGTCTTTTATGAGCGGATCGGATTGTCCCAGTGTATTTAATATCGTTTCTCTGCCGGCAGGTGAAGCCAGCATCGGTGCAACATCAACAAACAACCTTCCACCGGCTACACGCATGGATGCAGGAGTCGTTAACAGCCAAAAAGACAATCCCAATGGTTTCATGGGGTCTGTCATCATTTGTTGGTGACCGACGGATAAATAAACGTGATTTTCCTGATCGTTAGCCTCCGGGATCGGGTATAAAGTCGTGATCGGCCGGCTCTGGACAACATAAAATGTATGATCAGCCAAGCACCACTCGATATCTTGCGGCTGGCCGAAATAAGCTTCGATCTGCCTTCCGATGCGTGCCAGCTGTAAAATTTGCTCGTTAGCAAGCGTTTGAATATTTTGCTGATCGGGATCGAGCTGCCGGGTCTCTGTTCCTCCTTCTTTTCGTCCGTAGATTGCCAATTTTTTGGTTGCGATCCTTTTCTCGACGATTTCCCCATCGCGAACTTTATAACAATCGGCAGATACCAGGCCGGAGACCAGTGCTTCTCCTAGTCCAAAACCGGCATCGATGGACAGCAGCTTTCGGTTGGAGGTCACAGGATCAGCGGTGAATAAAATCCCTGAAGCCTGCGGGAAAACCATCTTTTGAACGATCACGGACAAATAAACTTGGCTGTGGTCAAATCCATTTTGCATACGGTAAATGATCGCGCGGTCCGTAAACAGGGAAGCCCAGCATTTGCTGATATGCTGCAGGATCGCTTCTTTGCCAATGATGTTTAAATAGGTGTCTTGTTGACCGGCAAAGGAAGCATGCGGCAAATCCTCAGCAGTCGCACTGGAACGCACGGCATAAGCCTGTTCCTCGCCAAACCGGGAGAGATAATGGGCCACTGCTGTCACAACATCGGAAGGAATTTCTGCTTCCGCAATGAGTTGTCGGATCTTCCTGCTGATTTCACCAATTTGAACTTGATCTTCCACTTTCAGCATGTTTAGTCTACCCAACAAAGCATGATACGTTTCGTTTTGTTTGATGGCCTTTTGGTATCCCAGTGTCGTAACACAAAAACCTTCCGGTACTTGTATTCCTTCGATTTTCGATAATTCCCCTAAATTTAACCCTTTTCCGCCAACGAGCAAAAGCTGCGTTTGTTCCATTTCCTGAAAACCGAGAACCAAAGAACTCATTCAAATCTCTCCTCACCATTAAATTGAGAAAAAACATTTGACAAGAGCTTACCGGCATGGTACACTTAAAGTGTAAGATGCACTAATTATGTCCATGTAATAAACAAAGATGTAATCTGATTATATCATCATGTCTGTTTATATGCAATTATAAGAACCTGACGAAAATACCCAGGTTCTTTTTTTCATTTTCCGCATCTGAACTCCGTTACTGCCTAGTTCCCCGGCAGTCCTATCCTTTACCATCTCAATTCCCATTACTTTTCATAACTATAAATTCATTACTTTTCATAACCATAATTTGACACCAATCGACCTCCCGGTTGATGTATATTATCTCTGTAACTATCCTATTAAATGGAGTGAGTGATATGGAGAAAAAAGTTTATTCCAAACCTCTAGTTTGCTCTCATGAACAGATTTCTTTCGAAACATTGCTTTCGTGCAAACCACCGAATATTCCAGGCCAAACCTTACCGGATGGCACACCTGTATGTCTGCGTCCGGACGGTACATGGTTCCCCAGATAAAAAATCAAAAGCCCTTCGGGTTCATTTACCCGCAGGGCTTATTGCTTTCAGCGAGACATATCCGAAGATTTACGATCCTGGACAGTTATATTGAATGTCAGGACTGCTCATCTCCCCCCAGGAAATATGAATGTAATCCAGGTTTTGTTCAGCCAGCACATCAACGAAATGAAGTGTATCGGCCATGGTGATCCGGATTACTTGCTGATTCGATTTAAAAATTGTTTGGGTGTAAACCCCGTACTTTGCTTAAAGACTTTAAAAAAGTAATTATAGTTGGAAAACCCGACCTTTTGATAAATCTCTGTGACCCTTCGATTCCCGGCTTCCATCATTTGCAGCGATCTCTTGATCCGAACCCCGTTCAAATATTCGATGAACGGGATGCCCGTCTCCTCCCGAAAAATTCTGCTCAAATACGATGCGGTAATTCCTGCATGGTCCGCCACCTCTTCCAAAGATACGGGCCGCTGATAATGATCGGAAGCATATCGGATCGCGGCTCGAACGTGCACCGAATAATGACCGTCTCGATGATCCTCCTTTAATTGGCCCAGCAATAGGGCGAATAATTTGACCACCCTTTCCGTCATTTCCTCCCAATCGTATTGCAGTGCCGGTTCGAGCAGGAGTTGCCGTGACGTTTCCGCGATCTGCAGCTGCGTTACCCCTAATTTGCGACCGATTTTTCCTGCCAAGCCTATAAGCTCGCGGACGACGAACCCCCTCGACGAATTGTTCCGCACGCCTGAAAATATGCTGCGCAGCAGCTGTTCCACGTAAGCCTCATTGCACTGTTCGACGGCCCCCAGCAGCTCCTTCTCCTGTTGAATCGATAACGCGCACTCCGACATGTCCGAGGTTGCCCGGTGCCCCGCCAAGTAAGCCCGTATCCCTACATCCTTCTCCAAAGGGAGGCGCGCTTTTTGATAGGAGGCGGCAATGGCTTGCAAATCCGAAAATACCGAACTGAAGCCCGGCAATATTCGCAAATTTGTCGCTAATCGCACGGAATGCTCGATTCTTTGGGTTACCGTCTTCAGCGTGCTGAGGATCTGATGCTCACTGCGCACTTTTTCCGGAAAGGCCA
The window above is part of the Paenibacillus hamazuiensis genome. Proteins encoded here:
- a CDS encoding response regulator transcription factor: MYNVMIVDDELLVRNDLRTLLDWERNGFAICGEAANGLAALELIRERQPHIIILDIHMPGMDGVQLCKEIARSHPEIKIIVLSSHDNYDYVRETLKNGAVDYLLKHRMNADRLIEVLLRVAGAITEEELIKSEESRRTASWNVIRLSAIRNDLRDLLMGIDENRETTLLHLSHYFSSNVGANPRLVVAALQVANYMLIEEMETDLGKNRLLRSVTDLCQQSIGEFTAGIVAPLEQGAFILLLAFPEKVRSEHQILSTLKTVTQRIEHSVRLATNLRILPGFSSVFSDLQAIAASYQKARLPLEKDVGIRAYLAGHRATSDMSECALSIQQEKELLGAVEQCNEAYVEQLLRSIFSGVRNNSSRGFVVRELIGLAGKIGRKLGVTQLQIAETSRQLLLEPALQYDWEEMTERVVKLFALLLGQLKEDHRDGHYSVHVRAAIRYASDHYQRPVSLEEVADHAGITASYLSRIFREETGIPFIEYLNGVRIKRSLQMMEAGNRRVTEIYQKVGFSNYNYFFKVFKQSTGFTPKQFLNRISK